Proteins encoded in a region of the Diabrotica virgifera virgifera chromosome 4, PGI_DIABVI_V3a genome:
- the LOC126883872 gene encoding uncharacterized protein LOC126883872, whose amino-acid sequence MYTSSDEEEALVMLAMEDDNSRKRRKWVHDINLERLKCGEYHTLMPQLRKDDKRCYIYFRMTIDCFDELLHLVENDIRKSDTNYREAISPEERLAITLRYLATGDTFYTIGHSFRVGFSTVSAIVVEVCEALCRNLQHIYLPEPTTEIWKKSEEGFRNTWRFPNCIGSIDGKHVTIKCPGKTGSNYWCYLNKFSTVLMAIVGPDYRFISVDIGGFGKNSDGGIFEASNMGRRFETNQMGVPEPKNLPGQNELSPHVLIGDEAFALKPYLLRPFPYSQSRTDIFKENYNVRRCKARRVVENAFGILAQKWRIFYRPMETKIDTSILIVKTACILHNFLRTKKCDDRFIELLDPPEPELGAFQNLDNDPRRAARLAFSVREKFATYFNSGL is encoded by the exons ATGTATACATCATCAGATGAAGAAGAAGCTCTTGTAATGTTAGCAATGGAGGACGACAATTCAAG GAAAAGAAGAAAATGGGTTCATGATATCAATCTAGAAAGACTGAAATGTGGGGAATATCACACGCTGATGCCTCAATTACGAAAAGACGATAAAAGATGCTACATTTATTTTAGAATGACAATAGATTGTTTCGATGAACTGTTGCACCTTGTAGAAAATGATATTAGAAAATCAGACACGAATTACCGAGAAGCTATTTCTCCCGAAGAACGGTTGGCCATAACATTAAg GTATCTGGCTACCGGAGATACATTTTATACAATAGGCCATAGTTTTAGAGTCGGGTTTTCGACTGTAAGTGCCATAGTTGTAGAAGTTTGTGAAGCTTTATGTAGAAATTTGCAACATATTTACTTGCCCGAACCAACTACAGAAATATGGAAAAAATCTGAAGAAGGTTTTAGAAATACCTGGCGATTCCCAAATTGTATTGGTAGCATCGATGGCAAGCATGTTACTATCAAGTGTCCAGGCAAAACAGGATCTAATTATTGGTGTTATTTGAATAAGTTCTCTACAGTATTAATGGCTATTGTTGGCCCAGATTATAGATTCATTTCAGTTGATATTGGCGGTTTTGGTAAAAACAGCGACGGTGGAATATTCGAAGCTTCCAACATGGGAAGAAGATTTGAAACAAATCAGATGGGTGTACCTGAGCCGAAAAATCTCCCAGGCCAGAATGAACTTTCCCCCCATGTCTTAATTGGAGACGAAGCCTTTGCACTAAAACCATACTTGTTGAGGCCCTTTCCATACAGTCAAAGCAGAACAGATATTTTCAAGGAAAATTATAATGTGAGGCGCTGTAAAGCGAGAAGAGTAGTAGAAAACGCTTTCGGAATATTGGCACAAAAATGGCGTATATTCTACAGACCAATGGAAACAAAAATTGATACTAGTATTCTCATTGTGAAAACTGCATGTATTTTGCATAATTTTCTAAGGACAAAAAAATGTGATGATAGATTCATAGAACTTTTAGATCCACCAGAGCCTGAACTTGGAGCATTTCAAAATTTGGACAATGACCCAAGGAGAGCTGCAAGACTGGCATTTTCTGTTCGAGAAAAATTTGCCACGTATTTTAATTCAGGACTATGA